The genome window ATCAGCGCAGCAGAAGCGAAGAGCGACTCTGAAACGGATCGTTATCGAACTTTATTGAGAAAGATTCGAAATCGTCCTCAAATGGAAGCGTTAGTGGAAAGTCTTTTGGAAGTTCCTGACGTTGAACTGGAAGCGTTGAGCGTTGTTATAGAAAAGTTTCGAAAGAAGAAGTGATTATCGATTTTCCAAAGATTCGAAAACGAGTTTTACGATTTCCTGCGCGTATGTATGTCTGAGAACCTGAATCGGTTCGGGAGAAAATTGAAAATCGGATTCGAACTTTTTCAAAGCCCCCTCCACTTTCCAATAAAGCGATTCGCGTAATTCTTCCGAAGTCTCCAAATTCTTGCTCCAACAAAATAGCTATATATATGTTTAGTATATTTTTTACCCCCGACAAAATCCATCCTAAATCAGAACGTGTGTCGGTTTTTTGTCCGAGCAAATTTTGATTTTCACAATCGTTACGAAATGAGGATAAGAAGGAAGTGAAATGACAATAATTTCGATATGTCTCATTGTTTTCCTTTTCATCCTTTCATAAGCATCGTTTCAAAAACGTTTTTATAAAACCGGAAGAAAAAAGCAGAAAGGAGAATTTTCACGAAAAGAATATATCATTCACCCTCGACTTTTTATGAAGTAAGGAAAGAATCCCGATCTAACTTCCGCAGTTAACAATGCATCTCACCTCGCTCAATTAGGGAATATTTCTTTGATTAAAATTAAAACATTCGTAATTCATTATGTTCTTCCGGATATAAACGATAACTTTGAATCGTTGAATCTATTTTAAATGGACAAACTTTCCTTATTCAAAGTTGGCGGGAGTAATCCCGCCTAACGGTTTAAGTTCGAAAAGGGACTTGACAAAAAACGCATATACTTCTCAATCCGGTTTCTATGTCTACAATCAAAGGTCACACAAGAAAAGGTTCTTTGCTGAAAAACGTTCAGCCTTCCGTTTCGGTCGACGAAAGGCCGAATTGTGACGATAGAGAATCGCCCACAAAAAACGATAAAACACGAATTTTAAAAACGAAGGAAGCCGCAAGTTACTTGAATCTTTCCGTACGGACGTTCAATCAATACGTGATCGATCACGAAATTCCGTTCATTGAGTGGAGTCCTCGAGTTAGAAGATTCA of Leptospira sanjuanensis contains these proteins:
- a CDS encoding helix-turn-helix domain-containing protein, encoding MSTIKGHTRKGSLLKNVQPSVSVDERPNCDDRESPTKNDKTRILKTKEAASYLNLSVRTFNQYVIDHEIPFIEWSPRVRRFMISDLEKIVLSRKTKKQIY